In Thermococcus sp. M39, the following are encoded in one genomic region:
- a CDS encoding cation diffusion facilitator family transporter: MTHTNHPHEHNRRAMKFKMVFSIGLNFIITLAEVIGGILSGSLALLSDALHNFSDAMSLLLSYIAIRIGEREKNEKYTFGYKRAEILTAFVNSTVLVGVSLFLFTEAYKRFKHPNPIDTGLMLIVAIIGLIANLISVLLLHGHSHESINVRSAYLHLLSDTLSSVAVIIGGFAIRYWGILWIDPAITILISAYILKEGFEVLKHSVEILMEASPEVNIEDVKKELENIDGVKNVHHIHLWRIGEKDIHFECHIEVEDMKISEAQRIIDEAEERLKKFGITHVTVQLEINRCEEKELVGCGMK, translated from the coding sequence ATGACACACACTAATCATCCCCATGAGCACAACAGAAGAGCCATGAAGTTTAAGATGGTCTTCTCAATAGGTCTCAACTTTATCATAACATTAGCTGAGGTTATTGGTGGAATTCTTTCTGGAAGCTTGGCACTGTTGAGTGATGCTCTTCACAACTTCAGCGATGCCATGAGCTTGCTTTTGAGCTATATTGCTATTAGAATCGGGGAAAGAGAGAAAAATGAAAAATACACTTTTGGGTATAAGCGGGCTGAAATTTTAACGGCGTTTGTAAATTCAACAGTTTTGGTTGGAGTTTCACTTTTTCTGTTTACTGAGGCTTATAAAAGGTTCAAACATCCCAATCCCATAGACACTGGGCTAATGCTAATTGTTGCTATCATTGGTTTGATAGCTAATCTGATCTCAGTTCTACTTCTTCATGGACATTCACATGAGAGCATCAATGTCCGCTCGGCCTATCTGCATCTTTTAAGCGATACGCTGTCTTCGGTGGCAGTTATAATTGGGGGCTTTGCAATTAGATATTGGGGAATACTTTGGATTGACCCAGCAATAACAATCTTAATTTCTGCGTATATTCTCAAAGAAGGTTTTGAGGTACTAAAGCACTCTGTCGAAATTTTGATGGAGGCATCTCCAGAAGTTAACATTGAAGATGTCAAAAAAGAGCTCGAAAATATTGATGGGGTTAAAAATGTCCACCATATACATCTCTGGCGCATTGGGGAGAAAGATATTCACTTTGAATGCCACATTGAAGTTGAGGATATGAAAATAAGCGAAGCTCAAAGAATCATTGATGAAGCTGAGGAGCGACTCAAAAAGTTTGGGATAACCCATGTAACTGTACAACTTGAGATAAACAGATGCGAGGAGAAAGAGCTTGTGGGATGTGGTATGAAATGA
- a CDS encoding ferritin family protein, translated as MNELEALALALEVEKAELKFYLEMAIKAKDEKAKKMFLFLAREEAEHWDIFEEKFFEKLVKECELPAVDKNILEKLTPKYEGELSEVKAVEIGLEQEKLTWEFYEKAAEKAEDENVKRTFRELAKREKAHYELLKAQYDAVMKTGIWMDYQDFSLEVD; from the coding sequence ATGAACGAGCTCGAAGCACTTGCTTTAGCACTTGAAGTTGAGAAAGCCGAGCTGAAGTTTTATCTTGAAATGGCGATAAAAGCAAAAGATGAAAAAGCAAAAAAGATGTTTCTGTTTTTAGCAAGAGAGGAAGCTGAACATTGGGATATATTTGAAGAAAAATTCTTTGAAAAGCTTGTAAAGGAATGCGAACTTCCAGCTGTTGATAAAAACATTCTTGAAAAACTAACGCCCAAATACGAAGGTGAGCTTAGTGAAGTTAAAGCCGTCGAGATAGGTCTAGAACAAGAAAAGCTGACGTGGGAATTCTACGAGAAAGCTGCTGAGAAAGCAGAGGATGAGAATGTGAAAAGAACATTCCGCGAGCTGGCTAAGAGGGAAAAAGCTCATTACGAGCTTTTAAAAGCACAATACGATGCTGTCATGAAGACAGGAATATGGATGGATTATCAAGACTTCAGCCTTGAGGTTGACTAA
- a CDS encoding winged helix-turn-helix transcriptional regulator, with protein MSNEEVVLEIMRKAGKPLKSAEIAEMTGIPKKEVDKIIKKLKKEGKIISPKRCYYAPAE; from the coding sequence ATGAGCAATGAGGAGGTTGTTTTGGAGATTATGAGAAAAGCTGGAAAGCCGCTCAAAAGTGCTGAGATCGCTGAAATGACAGGTATTCCAAAGAAGGAAGTCGATAAAATCATTAAAAAGCTGAAGAAGGAAGGAAAAATAATCTCACCAAAGCGCTGTTATTATGCCCCAGCTGAGTGA
- a CDS encoding rubrerythrin family protein has translation MVVKREMTKKFLSEAYAGESQAHMKYLIFAEVAEKEGFPNIAKLFRAIAFAELVHAKNHLKALGNVKDTVENLQMAIDGETFEVEEMYPAYKAVAELQGEKEAVRSTHYALEAEKIHAELYKKAKELAEQKKDMEIKKIYICPVCGYTALDDAPEKCPVCGITKEKFVVFE, from the coding sequence ATGGTTGTGAAAAGGGAAATGACAAAGAAGTTTTTGAGCGAAGCTTATGCAGGTGAAAGCCAAGCCCATATGAAGTACCTCATTTTTGCAGAGGTTGCTGAAAAAGAAGGATTTCCAAACATCGCAAAGCTCTTCAGGGCTATAGCATTTGCTGAACTGGTTCATGCTAAGAACCATCTCAAGGCCCTTGGAAATGTGAAAGATACAGTTGAAAATCTCCAAATGGCTATAGATGGCGAAACCTTTGAAGTTGAGGAGATGTATCCAGCTTATAAGGCTGTTGCAGAATTGCAAGGAGAAAAGGAAGCTGTTAGGAGTACACACTATGCGTTAGAGGCAGAAAAGATTCATGCTGAACTCTACAAGAAAGCGAAAGAGCTTGCAGAGCAAAAGAAGGATATGGAAATTAAAAAGATCTACATATGCCCTGTCTGTGGTTACACAGCATTAGATGACGCTCCAGAAAAGTGTCCGGTTTGTGGTATAACAAAAGAAAAGTTTGTTGTCTTTGAGTGA
- a CDS encoding class II SORL domain-containing protein, whose translation MLSKTIASGDWKGEKHVPVIEYKKDGDLLEIEVSVGKEIPHPNTPEHHIAWIELYFHPEGEKFPIMIGRVAFTNHNDPLTEPRAKFYIRTSKKGKLYALSYCNIHGLWENSVDVE comes from the coding sequence ATGTTGAGCAAAACTATAGCTTCTGGAGATTGGAAAGGAGAGAAGCACGTTCCAGTTATAGAGTACAAGAAGGATGGAGATTTGCTTGAGATTGAGGTTAGTGTTGGAAAAGAAATTCCACACCCAAACACACCAGAGCACCACATAGCTTGGATTGAGCTCTACTTCCACCCAGAGGGAGAGAAGTTCCCAATTATGATTGGCAGAGTAGCATTTACCAACCACAACGACCCACTCACTGAGCCAAGGGCAAAGTTCTACATCAGAACAAGCAAGAAGGGCAAGCTCTACGCTTTAAGCTACTGTAACATTCACGGCCTCTGGGAGAACAGTGTTGACGTTGAGTGA
- a CDS encoding iron-sulfur cluster assembly protein — MGLFDFLKQKKPKDVKRKELPEEVRRVVEILKKVKDPETELSIVDEGLVYGLTVEGRKVQVFLLMARSTPECHFCRMIAINVQRKILDGIICVLKEEGFDRVEVYNELGLLLAEG; from the coding sequence ATGGGACTTTTTGACTTCTTAAAGCAGAAGAAACCAAAAGATGTGAAAAGGAAAGAGTTGCCTGAAGAGGTTAGGCGTGTTGTTGAAATCCTGAAAAAAGTCAAAGACCCTGAAACTGAGCTAAGCATTGTTGATGAAGGTTTAGTTTATGGTCTTACAGTCGAGGGCAGAAAGGTTCAAGTCTTTCTCCTTATGGCTCGCTCGACCCCAGAATGCCATTTCTGTCGGATGATAGCAATAAACGTGCAGAGAAAAATCTTGGATGGAATAATTTGCGTGCTTAAGGAGGAAGGATTTGATAGGGTTGAGGTGTATAATGAATTGGGGCTGCTTTTAGCGGAAGGATGA
- the rd gene encoding rubredoxin, which translates to MAKWKCIVCGYIYDEEEGDSDNGIAPGTKFEDLPDDWVCPLCGAGKDMFEKIE; encoded by the coding sequence ATGGCAAAGTGGAAATGTATAGTTTGTGGATATATCTACGATGAGGAGGAAGGCGACTCAGACAATGGAATAGCTCCGGGAACAAAGTTTGAAGACTTGCCGGATGATTGGGTCTGCCCGCTCTGTGGAGCTGGAAAAGACATGTTTGAGAAAATAGAGTGA
- a CDS encoding lysine exporter LysO family protein: MSFLYLVLVSLFAGLLVGKYTTLQFGNLYEVMLYLLIFIIGVDLGKSRGVGEIKKLGGIALVLPLATVIGSLLGGLLASFLLNIPIRWALGISAGFGWYSLTGPLLAQYSAVYGVIGFLANLTREILTILFYPLAIKKIPKELAVSMGGATTMDSTLPVIVKFGGSEITIIAFVHGFILTAVAPFLIPFILQL; the protein is encoded by the coding sequence ATGAGCTTTCTTTACCTAGTTCTGGTATCTCTCTTTGCTGGGCTTTTGGTAGGGAAATACACAACCCTTCAGTTTGGCAACTTATATGAAGTAATGCTCTATCTGTTAATCTTCATCATTGGGGTTGATTTAGGGAAAAGTAGGGGAGTTGGGGAAATTAAGAAGCTTGGAGGGATTGCATTAGTTTTGCCACTTGCCACTGTAATAGGTTCTCTGCTGGGAGGACTCTTAGCGTCATTTTTGCTTAATATTCCCATAAGGTGGGCTTTGGGGATTTCGGCTGGATTTGGCTGGTATTCATTAACTGGACCTCTCTTGGCACAGTACTCAGCTGTTTATGGCGTAATTGGATTTTTGGCAAATCTCACGAGGGAGATATTGACGATTCTGTTTTATCCTCTAGCTATTAAGAAAATCCCTAAGGAGCTCGCAGTTTCAATGGGAGGAGCAACGACCATGGATTCCACACTACCAGTCATTGTAAAATTTGGGGGAAGCGAGATTACAATAATTGCATTTGTTCATGGATTTATCCTAACGGCAGTGGCTCCATTTTTGATTCCTTTCATACTTCAGCTTTGA
- a CDS encoding LysO family transporter has product MNIFVPLIIGVIVGYFMKDKLKRFDLDKPMSVTLLLLIFFMGVEAGRVEINALNLLIASLTFAVLTIVGSLFFAVLLGGRLR; this is encoded by the coding sequence ATGAACATATTTGTGCCTCTTATTATTGGTGTAATAGTCGGATACTTTATGAAAGATAAATTGAAAAGATTTGATTTAGATAAGCCCATGAGCGTAACTTTGCTCTTACTGATTTTCTTTATGGGTGTTGAGGCAGGCAGAGTCGAAATAAACGCTTTGAATCTGCTTATCGCATCTCTGACTTTTGCCGTCCTAACGATTGTAGGCAGCTTGTTCTTTGCTGTGCTTTTAGGAGGTAGGCTGAGATGA
- a CDS encoding ferritin family protein has protein sequence MLGLNPISMNKGKLSKKEIVQALRWAVIAELDAINFYEQFAELIDDEAVKHIFLDVANEEKEHVGEFLALLLKLDPELGKHIKKGFEEVEEETGIKVEL, from the coding sequence ATGCTTGGATTGAACCCAATTTCCATGAACAAAGGAAAGCTCTCCAAAAAGGAAATCGTACAAGCTCTCCGCTGGGCTGTTATAGCTGAGCTCGATGCTATCAACTTCTATGAGCAGTTTGCCGAGCTGATTGATGACGAAGCTGTAAAGCACATCTTCCTTGATGTTGCTAATGAAGAGAAAGAGCACGTGGGGGAGTTTTTGGCTTTGCTCCTCAAACTCGATCCTGAACTGGGCAAGCACATAAAGAAAGGCTTTGAGGAAGTCGAAGAGGAAACCGGTATAAAGGTCGAGCTTTGA
- a CDS encoding ferritin family protein: MVVESPLDVFMKKAEIEEKVKETLKQITKLPLKDILSYVIKGEKDATAPYIFLYENAPSTYLKERFKQFVEIEKSHDRKVTEIFKTLYPNEEPKDVPFKSWKKIFEEREYKLKTVKDYLDVLEIAMEAERLAEEVYLYLEKNIENPEHKKIFLELAKDERDHYEFVSKEYELYEKVKAEQELQELIKELGKDKERKE, from the coding sequence GTGGTTGTGGAGAGTCCATTAGACGTTTTCATGAAAAAAGCAGAAATTGAAGAGAAAGTGAAGGAAACTTTAAAGCAGATTACCAAACTGCCTCTAAAGGATATCCTTAGTTACGTCATTAAAGGCGAAAAAGATGCAACAGCTCCCTACATCTTTCTCTATGAGAATGCTCCCAGCACATACCTTAAAGAAAGATTTAAGCAATTCGTTGAGATTGAAAAATCTCATGACAGAAAGGTAACGGAGATTTTTAAGACGTTATATCCAAATGAAGAGCCAAAAGATGTTCCCTTTAAAAGCTGGAAGAAAATATTTGAAGAGCGGGAATACAAGCTGAAGACTGTGAAAGATTACTTAGATGTTCTCGAGATTGCGATGGAAGCCGAAAGATTAGCGGAAGAGGTATATTTGTATCTCGAGAAAAATATTGAAAATCCAGAGCACAAAAAGATATTTCTGGAACTCGCAAAGGATGAACGTGATCACTATGAGTTTGTGTCAAAAGAATATGAACTCTATGAAAAGGTAAAAGCCGAACAAGAACTCCAAGAGCTCATCAAAGAGCTTGGGAAGGATAAAGAGAGAAAGGAGTAA
- a CDS encoding GNAT family N-acetyltransferase: MEIVKVENPLSLKDELLSFVFRVYQGTNGAYPALEWVENKPSPEDFEGFKRVYESFLEFRLGKEFDELYTLKENGKIIGVIALVYTFNGKDVWWVPEELKNEKTGLIEFFMVDPAYRGRGYGSKLLEFAIRRLKELGKEPYLITFKHLEAYEYYLKKGFKEVMEYKEFVVLKKE; the protein is encoded by the coding sequence ATGGAGATCGTCAAAGTGGAAAATCCTCTATCACTTAAAGATGAACTGCTTAGCTTTGTTTTCAGAGTGTATCAAGGTACTAATGGAGCTTACCCAGCTCTTGAGTGGGTTGAGAACAAGCCAAGTCCAGAGGATTTTGAAGGCTTCAAAAGAGTATATGAGTCTTTTCTGGAATTCAGACTTGGAAAAGAGTTCGATGAGCTGTACACTTTAAAGGAAAATGGCAAGATAATCGGTGTTATCGCCCTCGTTTATACTTTTAATGGCAAAGATGTCTGGTGGGTACCAGAAGAACTGAAAAATGAAAAAACTGGCTTAATAGAGTTCTTTATGGTTGATCCAGCATATAGAGGAAGAGGTTATGGGTCAAAACTTTTAGAATTTGCAATTAGAAGGCTGAAGGAGCTTGGAAAAGAGCCTTATTTAATAACGTTCAAACATCTCGAGGCTTATGAGTATTATCTCAAAAAAGGATTTAAGGAGGTTATGGAGTATAAGGAGTTCGTGGTGCTGAAAAAAGAGTAA
- a CDS encoding iron-sulfur cluster assembly protein: protein MKVYSPDREYPQEYREVLEELKKIIDPVTGGDILDSGVVAGLEVTKDTLKIWLRFESHAEYNIIGESPIAYSKIIGDIMERFALVKFDNVYVYDLANNIVGKFENRGRYKPEDLGDV from the coding sequence ATGAAGGTTTATAGTCCAGATAGAGAGTATCCGCAGGAGTATCGTGAAGTTCTCGAAGAGCTTAAGAAGATAATTGATCCAGTAACTGGAGGAGATATACTCGATTCAGGGGTTGTTGCCGGCTTAGAGGTAACTAAGGACACCTTGAAGATATGGCTGAGATTTGAAAGTCATGCGGAGTATAACATTATAGGTGAATCCCCAATAGCATATTCCAAGATAATTGGGGATATAATGGAGCGTTTTGCATTGGTTAAGTTTGATAATGTTTACGTCTATGATTTGGCTAACAACATAGTTGGGAAATTTGAAAATAGGGGAAGATATAAGCCAGAAGACTTGGGGGATGTCTAA
- a CDS encoding NAD(P)/FAD-dependent oxidoreductase, whose product MRLIIVGNGIAGVTLAKELSREFDITIVDKENLPYYSKPMLSHYIAGFIDEKALFPYSFEWYEKKGIELKLGVEARVIDRARKRLITSEGELDYDILVLAMGAKARELMMEGKEYLKVLRTFEDAKAIREALELAGNLAKAGYDVGLIHRRNTILGLDEELSRILKERLEDVGIKFHLNTNLVKANENGVFTDKGYIEGKLKVCAFGIVPNKEIAIRSGIHAGGGILIDEQFRTSARDVYAIGDCAEYNGIICGTARASMEHARVLANLLRGKEDRYNFEFRSSVFRLADFSITVIGKIKGLGRWINENIKIFTAQGKILGAVVFDDLKTAMKLEKSIKTGANLNELL is encoded by the coding sequence ATGAGGCTCATTATAGTCGGAAACGGTATTGCAGGAGTTACGCTTGCGAAAGAGCTCTCAAGGGAGTTTGACATAACCATAGTTGATAAGGAAAACCTCCCATACTACAGCAAGCCAATGCTGAGTCATTATATAGCTGGCTTCATTGACGAAAAGGCTCTTTTTCCATATTCTTTTGAGTGGTATGAGAAGAAGGGTATAGAACTTAAGCTTGGAGTTGAGGCTAGGGTAATAGACAGGGCAAGGAAAAGGCTGATAACCTCCGAAGGGGAGCTTGATTATGATATTTTGGTTCTTGCAATGGGAGCAAAGGCAAGAGAGCTTATGATGGAAGGCAAAGAGTACTTGAAGGTACTGAGAACGTTTGAAGACGCAAAAGCGATAAGAGAAGCTCTTGAGCTTGCAGGAAACCTTGCAAAGGCGGGCTATGATGTAGGACTCATTCATAGGAGAAATACAATTCTTGGCCTTGATGAGGAGCTGAGCAGAATATTAAAAGAGAGGCTTGAAGATGTCGGAATTAAGTTTCATCTCAATACAAATTTAGTAAAAGCTAATGAAAACGGCGTTTTTACAGATAAGGGTTACATTGAGGGGAAGCTTAAAGTGTGTGCTTTTGGTATAGTTCCAAACAAGGAAATTGCAATAAGGAGCGGAATACATGCTGGGGGAGGTATTCTGATTGATGAGCAGTTCAGAACCTCAGCAAGGGATGTATATGCAATTGGGGACTGCGCCGAGTATAATGGTATAATTTGTGGAACTGCCAGAGCTTCTATGGAACATGCAAGAGTCCTGGCAAATCTGCTTAGAGGAAAAGAGGACAGATATAATTTTGAGTTTCGCTCCTCAGTTTTTAGACTCGCTGATTTTTCAATTACAGTAATTGGAAAAATTAAAGGATTAGGGCGTTGGATAAATGAAAACATCAAAATATTCACCGCTCAAGGGAAAATCTTGGGTGCAGTAGTTTTTGATGACTTAAAAACTGCCATGAAACTTGAAAAATCCATCAAGACTGGAGCAAACCTTAATGAGCTCTTATAG